One region of Sulfuriroseicoccus oceanibius genomic DNA includes:
- a CDS encoding alpha-L-glutamate ligase-like protein, with the protein MASFLQRFKVEWCKPSELRKRGIVGMNHRNSHYIARYNRRELYPRVDDKLKTKLLAKEFGLNVPELYGVVTNQSGVKKLAKIVGDHQQFVIKPSQGSAGKGILVITGREAETFIKPSGGRLDHGDLRRHVSNTLSGLYSLGGKHDKAMIEYAIQFSDAFDGFSYQGVPDIRVIVFQGYPVMAMMRLSTAASDGKANLHQGAVGVGIDLITGKARSAVQFNRPVLKHPDTGRDLRELVVPQWDKLIHLASQCYEMTELGYLGADIVLDKNLGPLILELNARPGLAIQVANNAGLLDRLEAIESISRKDRILSTAESRVAFAQQRFA; encoded by the coding sequence ATGGCCTCATTTCTCCAGCGATTCAAGGTCGAATGGTGCAAGCCGTCGGAGCTGCGCAAACGCGGCATCGTCGGGATGAACCACCGCAACTCGCACTACATCGCCCGCTACAACCGCCGCGAACTCTACCCGCGAGTCGACGACAAACTCAAAACCAAGCTGCTCGCCAAAGAGTTCGGGCTCAATGTCCCCGAGCTCTACGGCGTCGTTACCAACCAGTCCGGCGTCAAAAAACTCGCGAAAATCGTCGGCGACCACCAACAGTTCGTCATCAAACCCTCACAGGGCAGCGCCGGCAAAGGCATTCTCGTCATCACCGGACGCGAGGCGGAAACATTCATCAAACCCAGCGGCGGACGCCTAGACCATGGCGACCTGCGCCGCCACGTCAGCAACACACTGAGCGGACTCTACAGCCTCGGCGGAAAACACGACAAGGCGATGATCGAATACGCGATTCAGTTCAGCGATGCCTTTGATGGATTCTCCTACCAAGGAGTTCCGGATATCCGCGTCATCGTATTCCAAGGCTACCCGGTCATGGCGATGATGCGCCTTTCAACCGCGGCATCCGATGGCAAAGCCAACCTGCACCAAGGGGCTGTTGGTGTAGGAATCGACCTGATCACCGGTAAAGCCCGCAGCGCAGTCCAGTTCAACCGCCCAGTCCTAAAACACCCCGATACCGGTCGCGATCTGCGCGAACTCGTCGTCCCCCAATGGGACAAGCTCATTCATTTGGCATCGCAATGCTACGAAATGACCGAACTCGGATACCTCGGCGCGGATATCGTGCTCGATAAAAACCTGGGGCCACTCATCCTCGAACTCAACGCTCGCCCAGGCCTAGCCATCCAAGTCGCCAACAATGCCGGCCTGCTCGACCGCCTAGAAGCCATCGAATCCATCAGCCGCAAGGACCGCATCCTCTCGACCGCGGAGTCCCGCGTCGCCTTCGCCCAACAACGCTTCGCTTAA